From a region of the Zingiber officinale cultivar Zhangliang chromosome 4B, Zo_v1.1, whole genome shotgun sequence genome:
- the LOC121977939 gene encoding transcription initiation factor IIF subunit beta-like: MEDDGGIPLDTARAERPVWLLKCPPAASRALQSAASGSVSSTSPNPVVAKIVHTIDLFNLDDPSSEQFTLEMIPNDSGNAPRSYKMNASKDFVPMSTFSESNQGKLSVEGKVKYKFDMEPQNFRDYSKICRERTNKSMIKARKVQVIDNDHGGLMRPMPGMVGLVSSGSKDKKKVTPSKGSDAKRTRRDKGEMLNILFKLFERQPNWALKQLVQETDQPEQFLKEILNEICVYNKRGPNQGTHELKAEYKNFGGTNNE, translated from the exons ATGGAGGATGATGGTGGGATCCCGCTGGATACGGCGCGAGCAGAGCGACCGGTGTGGCTGTTGAAGTGTCCGCCGGCTGCGTCGAGGGCATTGCAGTCGGCCGCCTCCGGCTCCGTCTCCTCCACCTCCCCCAACCCCGTCGTCGCCAAGATCGTCCACACCATCGATCTCTTCAACCTCGACGATCCCTCATCCGAACAG TTTACCTTGGAAATGATTCCAAATGATTCTGGTAATGCGCCGAGGAGTTATAAAATGAATGCGTCCAAAGATTTTGTTCCGATGTCTACTTTTTCTGAGTCTAATCAAG GAAAGCTCTCGGTGGAGGGGAAGGTAAAGTATAAATTTGACATGGAGCCTCAAAATTTCAGGGATTATAGTAAAATATGTCGCGAAAGAACGAACAAGTCTATGATTAAGGCCAGAAAAGTCCAG GTTATCGATAATGATCATGGAGGGCTTATGAGGCCGATGCCTGGCATGGTTGGCCTAGTTTCATCTGGTTCAAAG GACAAGAAAAAAGTAACTCCATCTAAAGGATCGGATGCAAAGAGGACCCGCAGGGACAAAGGCGAAATGTTGAacattctctttaaattatttgAAAGACAACCAAATTGGGCGTTGAAACAATTGGTCCAAGAGACTGACCAACCTGAG CAATTCCTGAAAGAGATATTAAACGAGATTTGTGTGTACAACAAGAGAGGACCCAATCAAGGAACCCACGAGCTCAAAGCGGAATACAAGAATTTTGGGGGAACCAACAATGAATGA